One segment of Tenrec ecaudatus isolate mTenEca1 chromosome 1, mTenEca1.hap1, whole genome shotgun sequence DNA contains the following:
- the GLRX2 gene encoding glutaredoxin 2: MSWRRASRLRTLLARSGSTSSSAAGFGGTAGTAASGMGSNTSSVEKSAAAPVNQIQETISDNCVVIFSKTSCSYCTMAKKLFHDMNIHYKVVELDMLEYGNQFQDALFKMTGERTVPRIFVNGTFIGGATDTHRLHKEGKLLPLVHQCYLKKSNRKEF; this comes from the exons ATGTCTTGGCGCCGCGCGAGTCGGCTGCGGACGCTGCTTGCCCGGAGCGGGAGCACGAGCAGCTCAGCTGCAGGGTTTGGCGGGACAGCGGGGACGGCGGCCTCTGG gATGGGGAGTAACACATCATCTGTAGAGAAATCAGCAGCTGCTCCTGTGAACCAGATACAA GAAACGATTTCAGATAATTGTGTGGTGATTTTCTCAAAGACATCATGTTCTTATTGTACGATGGCCAAAAAGCTTTTCCATGACATGAACATTCACTATAAAGTAGTGGAATTGGACATGCTTGAATATGGAAACCAATTTCAGGATGCTCTTTTCAAAATGACCGGGGAGAGAACT GTTCCAAGGATATTTGTCAATGGAACTTTTATTGGTGGTGCAACGGACACTCATAGACTTCACAAAGAAGGAAAATTGCTTCCATTAGTTCATcagtgttatttaaaaaaaagtaataggAAAGAATTTTAG